A single Muntiacus reevesi chromosome 9, mMunRee1.1, whole genome shotgun sequence DNA region contains:
- the LOC136175083 gene encoding olfactory receptor 10AG1-like, translating to MEYKLRTEKSNITAMMEFILLGFSDIPNFQQILFGIFLVLYLTILMCNSVIVLITRIDPTLQTPMYFFLNHFSILEICYVTVTIPRMLTDLLSQKGRISFIACATQMCLVLLFGGLECLLLAVMAYDRYVAICNPLHYGLTMSPQVCVQLVTASWVSGVPVVIGQTWQVFSLPFCGSTTINHFFCDLPPVFKLACGDTFVNEIAVYVVAVVFIMVPFLLIVVSYGKIISNILKLRSARGRAKAFSTCSSHLTVVVLFYGTASTNYLQPKPNQSEETGKLISLFYTVLIPTLNPIIYTLRNKDITVALRKLLRKLST from the coding sequence ATGGAGTACaaattaagaacagaaaaatcaaaCATCACTGCAATGATGGAATTTATCCTCTTGGGGTTTTCTGATATTCCCAATTTCCAACAGATcctttttgggatatttttagtCCTCTATCTGACCATCCTTATGTGCAATAGTGTCATTGTACTGATAACAAGAATTGACCCCACTCTCCAgacccccatgtactttttcctcaaccacttttccattttagaaatCTGTTATGTAACTGTCACTATCCCAAGAATGCTCACAGACCTCCTGAGCCAGAAAGGGCGCATTTCTTTCATTGCCTGTGCTACACAAATGTGTTTGGTCCTTCTGTTTGGAGGTTTAGAGTGTCTCCTCCTGGCCGTGATGGCCtacgaccgctacgtggccatctgtaaCCCTCTTCACTATGGTCTGACCATGAGCCCCCAGGTCTGCGTCCAgctggtcactgcctcctgggtCAGTGGAGTTCCTGTTGTAATTGGGCAAACATGGCAGGTTTTCTCTCTGCCCTTCTGTGGGTCGACCACAATCAATCATTTTTTCTGTGACCTCCCCCCAGTGTTCAAGCTTGCTTGTGGGGACACATTTGTGAACGAGATAGCAGTCTATGTAGTTGCAGTGGTGTTCATCATGGTTCCATTTCTGCTGATTGTTGTCTCCTATGGCAAAATCATCTCCAACATTCTGAAATTGCGATCCGCCAGAGGGAGGGCTAAAGCCTTCTCCACTTGCTCGTCCCACCTCACCGTGGTGGTCTTATTCTACGGCACAGCCTCTACCAACTATTTACAACCCAAGCCGAATCAATCTGAAGAAACTGGGAAGCTGATCTCTCTTTTCTACACAGTTTTGATCCCAACGTTGAATCCCATTATATATACGCTGAGGAACAAAGATATCACCGTGGCACTGAGAAAACTACTAAGAAAATTGTCAACCTGA